The DNA region GCCAGAAGTTCGGCGCCCAGGTGAAGGTCACCAAGGCGGCCTGGGGCCTCGACGCCTACGAGCAGGTGATCAACAGCGACGTCGACGTGGTGTTGCTCGCGGCGCCGCCGGGGTTCCGTCCCGCGCACCTCAAGGCCGCGGTGGACGCCGGCAAGCACATCTTCTGCGAGAAGCCGGCTGCGACCGACGCGCCGGGCATCCGCTCGGTGATGGAGTCGCACAAGGCCCAGCAGGCCAAGGGCAAGGCGCTCGTGGCGGGCTTCTGCTGGCGCTACAACAACATGATCTCGGCCGCGATCGAGCAGGTGCACAACGGCGCCCTCGGCCGGCTCGTGGCCCACTACTCGACCTACTACACCAACCCGGTCAAGCCGATGCCGCCCGAGAACACGCGGCCGGCGGGCATGGGCGACATCGAGTGGCAGGTGCGCAACTGGTACAACTTCGTGTGGCTGTCGGGCGACAGCCTCGTCGAGCAGGCCGTCCACAACGCCGACAAGATCATGTGGGTGATGAAGGACCAGCCGCCGGCCAGCTGCGTGGCGGTGGGCGGTCGAGCCGTGCCGGCCAACGGCGGCAACATCTACGACCACTTCGAGGCCAACTTCGTGTACCCGAACGGGTACCGCGTGTTCCTCGCCAACCGGCAGTCGACCGGCTGCTTCAACGGCACGCTCGACTACGTGATGGGCACCGACGGCACGCTGTTCCTCGGCAAGGGCAAGCCGCGCATCGAGACGCCCGACGGCAAGATCAAGTGGCAGTGGGAGGGCGAGGAGTACGACATGTACCAGCGCGAGCACGACGTGCTGTTCAAGTCGATCCGCGACGGCAAGCCCAAGAACGACGACCTGAACCTCGCCACGAGCACGCTGCTGGCCATCATGGGCCGCGACGCGGCGTACTCGGGCCTGGAGCTCACCTGGGAGCAGGCGCTCAACTCGACGGTGAACCTCCTGCCGCCGACCCTGCAGATGAACGCCGCGTTCGAGGCGCCCGGCCTCGCCATCCCGGGACGTACCAGGGTCTCCTAGTCATGACCGCACGACTCGCGGCCGTCGTCGCCCTCGCCCTCGTGGCCGGGGCGGCGACCGTGCCGCTCTCCAGCTTCCAACCGGCCGCGGCCCCCGCCGCGCCGGCGATCGACCCGAAGGAGATGAAGGCCGTCGAGGAGATCCGCGCGCGCATCCTCGCCAAGGCGAAGGCGACGCCCGCGGCCAAGGCCTACACGGTCACCGTCCCCGACACCACGGCCACCTTCGGCATGGCGCCGATCCCCGCCGGTGAGTTCGACATGGGGTCGGCCGATGCGGCGGCGCCAGCCGACCAGAAGCCGGTCCGGAAGGTGAAGCTCGACGCGTTCTGGATGATGACCACCGAGGTCAACTGGGACGCGTACCTGATGTTCATGTTCGCCGACCAGGCCAACGAGAAGGCCAAGCCGGACGCCATCGTCGATGCGTTGAGCCGGCCGACCGCGCCGCACCTCGAGATGAGCTTCGGACGCGGCAATGGCGGCTTCCCGGCGATCAGCATGACGCCGCACGCCGCCAACAAGTACGCGCAGTGGCTCAGCGCCAAGACCGGCGAGTACTACCGCCTGCCGACCGAGGCCGAGTGGGAGTACGCCTGCCGGGCCGGTGGCGCGCCGGCGTTGCCGGAGGCGCAGCTGGCCGAGGTGGCGTGGTACCAGAAGAACTCCGGCACGCAGGAGTTCACCGACGGCACGTACCACAAGCTCGGCTCGAAGAAGCCGAACGCGTGGGGACTCCACGACATGCTCGGCAACGTGATGGAGTGGACCGCCGATCAGTACGCGCCGTACGTCGCGGGTCCGCAGGTCAACCCGTGGGTGCGCCCGACGACCTCGTACCCGATGGCCGTCCGCGGTGGCTCGTGGAACGACCCGGCCGATCGCGTCAACTGCACCATCCGCTACAAGTCGGACCCGGTGTGGAAGGAACGCGACCCGCAGCTGCCAACCAGCCTCTGGTACATGACCGACGCCGAGTGGCTCGGGTTCCGCCTGGTGCGCCCGGCCAAGGTGCCGAGCGCCGAGGAGATGTACAAGGCCTGGAACAACGGCGTCGAGGTCGATCCGTACTGAGACGGCCGTCGTCATTCGGCCTTCGGCCTTGGGAACACCATAGCGCCCCGGAGATCCGCAATCTCCGGGGCGTCTGTCGTTTCCGAGTGAGTCAGGGGCCAGCCGTCTCCCGTGTCCGGCGGCCCCACGCCTTTCGTTCCTCGGCGACAATCGCGAAATCGTTCAGTTTCAGTTCTGCCGACGTTTCTCCCCTCTGTACGCACACAACAGACGCATGACCGCCAGGGACACCTGCCTCCGGCGGGTGCGGGGAGGACCGAGATGGCGAACATGAATGGCTCGGGTCGCGTCCTGATCGCGGCCGCGGCAATGGGACTCCTGGTCGCGCAGGCCCAGCGCGTCACCGCCCAGGCGCAGAAACCGGCCGCCCCGGTCAGGATCGTGGAATCGGTGCCGCTGCCCATCAGCGGCACGGTGACGGTCGGCGGGGACACGTCGGTCACCGTCAACAACGCGGCCACCGCTCCGGTGCCGACCCGCGACGTCGATCGCGTTGCCAGGGAAGCGTTCCAGGTTGGCGTCGTTCCGACGAGTTTCTCGGGCTCGTCCGCCACCCGAGACCTGGCCACGGTCCCTGCGGGCAAGCGCCTGGTCGTCGAGTACGCCTCGGCCTGGATCAACGCAGGCGGCGCCGGTGGATTGCTATCGGTCGCCATCTATACGGGGTCCCAGGCCGTCAACGATCTGCCATGCACGCCGCAGGGGCAGAACGCTCTCAACTTCGTGTATGCATGCGGGGCGCTCACCAGGCAGTACGTCAACGCCGGCGAGACGCTTCGCTTCTCGGCCGAGACCTTCGCCAACTCCGGAGGGTTCTTCCGCGTCCTGGTGAGCGGCTACTACGAGCCGGCGCCCTGAGGCCGCGTACTGCCTCGGAGATCCCCATCTCCGGGGCAGTCGTGTCTGGGGCGATGAAGGCGAGCGAAGGTCAGACAACGCCAACGGCGCCGTCGCTCGCGTCGCTGACAGTCGCCTTGCATGTGAGGGGCGGCACCCGGAACGGGCCCGCCGCCCCGCTGCCGCGCGTCACCGCTGGCGCAGCACCTGATCCACGGCGTCGGTGAACGCTTCGACGGTGAACGGCTTCTGCAACAGCATCGGCCCGGTCCCCTCCACCGACGCGCCATAGCCACTGATGAGCAGCATCCGCATCGTCGGGTCGTCGCGTCCGATGAGCGCGAGCAACTCGGCTCCCGACAGCCCGCCGGGCATGATCATGTCGCTCACCACGAGGTCGAAGGGCTCGGGACGGGCCTTCCACAGATGGAGCGCCTCGGCGCCATCGGCCGCGGGCTGCACCGTGAAGCCTTGCCGCTCGAGCACCTGCACCAACAGGCGGCGCAGCGCCGTCTCGTCCTCCACGAGCAGGATGCGGGCACGGCGCGCCGTCGGCACGGCTGCCGGCGCCTTGGCCGGTTCGGCGGGCCGGCCCTCGGCGTCGGCGCGGGGCAGGACGACGCGGAAGGTGGCCCCGACACCCATCGTCGACTCGACCTCGATCCAGCCGCCGTGCTGCGTGACGATCCCATAGGCGGTCGCCAGCCCGAGGCCGGTGCCCTTGCCGGCCTCCTTGGTCGTGAAGAACGGCTCGAACAGGTGCGGCGCATCGTGATCGGCGATGCCGGTGCCGGTGTCGGTCACCTCGAGCGCGAGGAACGAGCCGGCCCGCGCCCCTGGCCGACCCTGGACGTCGTGCGGGCCGAGGACGAGCGGACGCGTGCGGACGTGGATGGTGCCGCCACGTGGCATGGCATCCCGTGCGTTGACCACGAGGTTCATCACGACCTGCTCGAGCATGCCGGGATCGGCGTGCAGGTGCAGGGCTTCCGGCGCGCCGTCGAAGGTCAGCGAGACGTGCTCGCCGATGACGCGACGCAACATCCCGAGGAACCCGGTGACCAGCGCGTTCAGCTCCACGTCCCGCAACTGCAGGTGCTGCCTGCGGCTGAACGCGAGGAGTTGCCGGGTCAGACCCGCCGCGCGCTGCGAGGCCGCCTCGATCTCGAGCAGTCCCGCCCGCACGGCGTCCGACAGGTCGGGCGTCGCGTGCAGTTCGCCGAGCTGGAGCAGCACCGACGTGAGCAGGTTGTTGAAGTCGTGGGCGATGCCCCCGGCGAGTTGGCCGATCGCCTCCATCTTCTGGGCCTGGATCAGCAGCCCTTCCAGCCGGTGGCGCTCGTCCTCGGCCTGGCGTCGATCGGTCACGTCCTGCGTGATGCCGTGCAAACCCGTGACCTCGCCGTCCTCGCCGTACACGGGCTCACCCCGCGCCACCACCCACCGCACGCCCGGTACACCCACCAGTTCCATATCCAGGGTGTACGGTCGGCCCTCGGCGAGCGCGAGCGCCACGGCTTCACGGAGCCGCTGCCAGCTCTCGGACGTGTAGAAGCGCGCGTGCTCCTCGAAGGGAGGCACCACCGAGTCGGGCGGCAGGCCGAGCAGTTCCTGCTGACTCGACGATAACGTCACCTTGCCCGTGCGCAGGTTCCAGTCCCAACTGCCGATGCGCGCGATGCGCTGCGCCTCGAGGAGTTCGCGCTCGCGTTGCTCGGCGCGCCGCTCGGCACGCACGCGGGCGTCGACGTTCTGGCTCACCACGCTGGCCCCGACGATCCGGCCGGAGGGGTCACGGATCGGCGCCAGCGCGTGATCCCAGGCGCTGTGGGGCGGGGTCAGGTCAGCGGAGGTGTGACAGACGAATGTCTCCCCGGCCAGGGCCCGGTGGTACCAATCGGTCCACTTCGCCCGTAACGCGTCGGGCAACTGCGGCAGGAGGACCGATTCGCCGACCTCGAGCGGGCGCCCACGCAGGGCACGAATCCGTGCCTGGTAGGTCTGGTTGGCCACCTGCAACCGGAGGTCGGGGTCCACCGACCAGACCAGCGACGTCGTGCTGTCGAACACCGACAGCAGGCGGGTGCGTTCCCGCACCAACTCCGCGATCAGTCGCTGGTAGAAGGCCGTCGGCTCGATCCGCCCGAAGCTGGCCGCGGCGTCCTTCGGCTCGGCACGAGCGACGACCGGCCGCGACAGGTCCACCACGTACCCCATCCACGTGTCGGGCGGGGCGTCGGGAATGAAGGCGCAGCACAGCATGACGGCCACGCGGGAGCCGTCCTTCCGGAAGAACTCCTTGCAGTAGGGCACCGTGAAGCCGCCGCTGCCAGCGGCCATCGCCTGCTGGATGCCCGCCTCGTCCAGGTGGAGGAACTCGGGCGGCGTCATGGCGGTCCAGTCCATCTGGCCCCGCTCGAAGTCCTCGCGCGTGTAGCCCACGATCGCCAGGAACACGTCGTCCACGTCGGTGATGCGCGGGCCGACGCCCTTCATGATGCCGACCAGGCTCGAGGGCATGTCCGATTATGCTCCCGACGGCCGGGCGAGCAGCGTGTCCTCGAAGGCCCGGAGATGCTCGGCCACCAGGTGTGGCCATGCGAACTCCCGCTCGGCACGCTCGCGGCCGCGCGCCACGAGTCGGCAACGCAGCCCCTCGTCGCCATGCAGGCGCGTGAACTGCCTGAGGAAGTCGCCTGCGTCGTCGCTCTCGAAGAGCAGGCCGTTGTCCTGGTGCGTCACGACACTCGGGATGCCGCCCGAACGGCTCGCCAGCACCGGGAGGCCTGCCGCGTTCGCCTCGCAGAGCACTCGCCCCATCGTCTCGGCGTCGTGCAGCCCGCTGACGCGATGTCGAGTGATGCGGCTGGCGAGCACGAACGCATCGGCGGCCGCGTAGTACCGCTGGATCTCCCGCTGCGGTACCCGGCCGACCAGGCGCACCGCCTCGCCCGCTCGCGCGGCCTCGACCATCGCCTCGCACCTGGCCCGCTGGGTGCCGTCGCCGACGACCACCAGCTGCAGCCGCGGCTCGACCTGCCGGAGGGCGGGTACCTGCGCCACGAGGAAGTCGAGTCCCTTCTTGGCTACCAGGCGGCAGGCCGTGAGCAGCACCCAGGCGTCGGGGTCCAGCCCGCAGGCGCGACGGGCCCGGGCCCGGTCACGGGTCGGCGCGAAGCGGAGGGTGTCCACGCCACCCGGCAGCACGCGCACCTGGCGCGCGTCGGCGCCGACGCGCGCGAGCAGGTCACGCGTGTAGGCGCTGTTGGCGAGAATCAGTCGATTGGCCGCGACGCTGCGCCGCACCAGCGCCTGCCGTCGTCGGCGGAACGCCGCTTCGAGCCACTCGGGTGCGTTCCACCGGCGGTACCAGCGGTGCAGCCGCTGCTCCAGCGCCGGATGGCTCACGATCCGGCTGCCGGCGCGGTAAGGGTAGGCGATCCACGGGCGCTGCACGTCGTTGCCCGCCGAACGACACACGACCGGCACGCCCAGCGCCGGGCCGAGCAGGCCGTAATAGACGTTCGAGGCGTACACGAGCGCCACCCGAGAGGCGCGCAGGCGGGCGACGAGCCACTGATGGTTCGCCCAGAACCCGAGGCGACTGAGCACGCGGTGCACCGGGTAGCCGGCATCGCGGTCGAACGCGCGGGCCTCCTCGGCGAGGCGCGGGTCGTCACAGCGGTAGGTGTACACGCTGATGTCGTGACCGCCCTCGCGCAGCGCCCGGGCCAGGCTCTCGGCATGCGTCTGCATGCCGCCGATGCCGGGCGGGAACTCCGTGAGAATCAGCGCGAGCCGCATCGCCGGCAATTCGACACTCGGATCCGGAATCGACGGGGCCGCGGCGATGCCGCGCCCCCTACCTGCCGTACGTGCGGCCGTGGCCGAACGGGTAGAGCGGGTTCGCCGAGTCGTGCGGCAGGTCTTCCTTCTGCGCGCGCACGGCCTCCATCGACGAGGGCAACTCGAAGGGCAGCTTGCCCACCGGCGGGTACGTGCCGGTGACCACGTCGAGGAGCGCCTCGTCGCTCACGCCGAAGTGCGCGAGCATCGCCGCCGATTCCCTCGCGAGTTCGGGGACGACGTACGGCCGGTCGAAGTACATGGCGACGATGGTCGGCCTGGCGCCCATCACGGCGCGAAGCTTCGCCAGGCGCTCGGCCGGCAGCGTCAGGTCGATGGGCGCGCCGCCCGTGTTCATCCCGCCGAGGCCCGCGCCGCGTGGATTGCGGCCGCCCGGCGCACCCGGAGCGCCGCCGGGCCCCCCGGGGCGACCGCCGCCTGCGCCAGCGCCACCACCGCCTGGACGCGGACCCATCGGCCTGGCGCCCGGCACCTCGCTGGACACCTCGTTGAAGGTCACGCGGACGAGCGCGACGTCGGCCTCCTGCGGCGTCGCCACCACCGTGAAGCCGCGCAACGACACCACCTTCGGATCGACGCCCTCGAGATACACCTTGCGGCCGGCCTTCAGCGGCAGCACGCCCTTGTCGTCGTGCAGCAACACCACCGACTTGCGCTGCGCCTCGAGCGCCTGCTTCTGGAAGGCGGCATTGCGGATGGTCCGCTCCGCCGCGTCGGGGTCGGCGTACGGGTTCTCGAAGATGCCGAGCGCCATGCGCACCTTCAG from Luteitalea sp. TBR-22 includes:
- a CDS encoding SUMF1/EgtB/PvdO family nonheme iron enzyme, which produces MTARLAAVVALALVAGAATVPLSSFQPAAAPAAPAIDPKEMKAVEEIRARILAKAKATPAAKAYTVTVPDTTATFGMAPIPAGEFDMGSADAAAPADQKPVRKVKLDAFWMMTTEVNWDAYLMFMFADQANEKAKPDAIVDALSRPTAPHLEMSFGRGNGGFPAISMTPHAANKYAQWLSAKTGEYYRLPTEAEWEYACRAGGAPALPEAQLAEVAWYQKNSGTQEFTDGTYHKLGSKKPNAWGLHDMLGNVMEWTADQYAPYVAGPQVNPWVRPTTSYPMAVRGGSWNDPADRVNCTIRYKSDPVWKERDPQLPTSLWYMTDAEWLGFRLVRPAKVPSAEEMYKAWNNGVEVDPY
- a CDS encoding glycosyltransferase family 4 protein, with protein sequence MRLALILTEFPPGIGGMQTHAESLARALREGGHDISVYTYRCDDPRLAEEARAFDRDAGYPVHRVLSRLGFWANHQWLVARLRASRVALVYASNVYYGLLGPALGVPVVCRSAGNDVQRPWIAYPYRAGSRIVSHPALEQRLHRWYRRWNAPEWLEAAFRRRRQALVRRSVAANRLILANSAYTRDLLARVGADARQVRVLPGGVDTLRFAPTRDRARARRACGLDPDAWVLLTACRLVAKKGLDFLVAQVPALRQVEPRLQLVVVGDGTQRARCEAMVEAARAGEAVRLVGRVPQREIQRYYAAADAFVLASRITRHRVSGLHDAETMGRVLCEANAAGLPVLASRSGGIPSVVTHQDNGLLFESDDAGDFLRQFTRLHGDEGLRCRLVARGRERAEREFAWPHLVAEHLRAFEDTLLARPSGA
- a CDS encoding Gfo/Idh/MocA family protein, coding for MTNTSKNVPSRTDRRDFLRKSGAAAGVAAAGFPAIISGQSVTNALKVGLVGAGGRGSGAAAQALTADKNAVLTQICDIDEAIVLRSLTRLQGSQKFGAQVKVTKAAWGLDAYEQVINSDVDVVLLAAPPGFRPAHLKAAVDAGKHIFCEKPAATDAPGIRSVMESHKAQQAKGKALVAGFCWRYNNMISAAIEQVHNGALGRLVAHYSTYYTNPVKPMPPENTRPAGMGDIEWQVRNWYNFVWLSGDSLVEQAVHNADKIMWVMKDQPPASCVAVGGRAVPANGGNIYDHFEANFVYPNGYRVFLANRQSTGCFNGTLDYVMGTDGTLFLGKGKPRIETPDGKIKWQWEGEEYDMYQREHDVLFKSIRDGKPKNDDLNLATSTLLAIMGRDAAYSGLELTWEQALNSTVNLLPPTLQMNAAFEAPGLAIPGRTRVS
- a CDS encoding ATP-binding protein, whose product is MPSSLVGIMKGVGPRITDVDDVFLAIVGYTREDFERGQMDWTAMTPPEFLHLDEAGIQQAMAAGSGGFTVPYCKEFFRKDGSRVAVMLCCAFIPDAPPDTWMGYVVDLSRPVVARAEPKDAAASFGRIEPTAFYQRLIAELVRERTRLLSVFDSTTSLVWSVDPDLRLQVANQTYQARIRALRGRPLEVGESVLLPQLPDALRAKWTDWYHRALAGETFVCHTSADLTPPHSAWDHALAPIRDPSGRIVGASVVSQNVDARVRAERRAEQRERELLEAQRIARIGSWDWNLRTGKVTLSSSQQELLGLPPDSVVPPFEEHARFYTSESWQRLREAVALALAEGRPYTLDMELVGVPGVRWVVARGEPVYGEDGEVTGLHGITQDVTDRRQAEDERHRLEGLLIQAQKMEAIGQLAGGIAHDFNNLLTSVLLQLGELHATPDLSDAVRAGLLEIEAASQRAAGLTRQLLAFSRRQHLQLRDVELNALVTGFLGMLRRVIGEHVSLTFDGAPEALHLHADPGMLEQVVMNLVVNARDAMPRGGTIHVRTRPLVLGPHDVQGRPGARAGSFLALEVTDTGTGIADHDAPHLFEPFFTTKEAGKGTGLGLATAYGIVTQHGGWIEVESTMGVGATFRVVLPRADAEGRPAEPAKAPAAVPTARRARILLVEDETALRRLLVQVLERQGFTVQPAADGAEALHLWKARPEPFDLVVSDMIMPGGLSGAELLALIGRDDPTMRMLLISGYGASVEGTGPMLLQKPFTVEAFTDAVDQVLRQR